Proteins encoded by one window of Mus musculus strain C57BL/6J chromosome 10, GRCm38.p6 C57BL/6J:
- the Rfpl4b gene encoding ret finger protein-like 4B, which translates to MRKENLDSKHHYVKVSQDNLMENILEMEATCAICLDIYSHPIYLSCAHILCFDCGKKWMTKKEDLIMTCPVCRKEQKRPVKYDGVMKELAILLKQHGPLLKQHKGQITGLLRLVSENTALAAKTGDSSREPSNDLKGGKPGHNLVEDPRRFISSAHVVDNSHFFSVCHWEVDVEKRNEWAPGICKEPVSRRNIYLLREHKFQLLGEKTREIRVNFISERHHRSPGLYHVGIFLALTMEETKFVMGKATTLPMSIIISAFLELIPLF; encoded by the coding sequence ATGAGGAAAGAGAACTTGGACTCTAAACATCACTATGTAAAAGTTTCACAAGATAACTTAATGGAAAACATTTTGGAAATGGAGGCAACCTGTGCAATTTGCCTGGACATTTACTCTCATCCTATTTATCTCTCCTGCGCCCACATACTTTGCTTTGATTGCGGTAAaaaatggatgacaaagaaagaaGACTTGATAATGACCTGTCCCGTGTGTCGAAAAGAACAAAAGAGACCTGTCAAGTATGATGGGGTAATGAAAGAACTGGCCATCCTTTTAAAGCAGCATGGCCCCTTACTGAAGCAACATAAAGGGCAGATCACTGGACTTCTGAGATTGGTATCAGAGAATACGGCTCTGGCAGCTAAGACTGGTGACTCCTCCCGGGAACCCTCTAATGATTTAAAGGGTGGGAAGCCTGGTCATAATTTGGTGGAAGATCCCAGAAGATTCATTTCTTCAGCCCATGTCGTGGACAACTCCCACTTTTTTTCAGTCTGCCACTGGGAAGTTGATGTGGAGAAAAGGAACGAATGGGCTCCAGGTATTTGCAAGGAAccagtcagcaggaggaacaTCTATTTACTCCGTGAACATAAGTTCCAGTTGCTTGGTGAGAAGACGAGAGAAATCagagttaattttatttcagaAAGACACCATAGAAGCCCTGGCCTTTACCACGTAGGGATTTTCCTAGCCTTGACTATGGAAGAAACCAAGTTTGTGATGGGAAAAGCAACGACTTTACCTATGAGCATCATTATCTCTGCTTTTTTGGAGCTCATTCCTTTGTTTTAA